A portion of the Barnesiella propionica genome contains these proteins:
- a CDS encoding DUF4876 domain-containing protein, giving the protein MKLRKLFSFMQFTALAILLTACSDDENNVKKANAILYFCAPEWVGESFSWTEGTAIFTEINTDSKTSLELTSNDQVNIPEGLYSISVEGKIKYGDNTTNVRGSKENLLISAPSTTIEITLSYYTTSSGIVFQEIYTTGSPKSTGTGGLTGDKFFKLYNNTDHTIYADGIALLETPILTSDDYEYTPDPIKSSFYTQVVYVIPGNGTQYPILPGKSIVIADQANDHTSNNGLDLQNADFEWYDETSTGADTDNPSVPNLDKWYSYSLSIWTPTNQCNRAFGIARIPVSKEDFLNDYYLECTYIHPANGKTMSKKGYLVPSEWILDAVNMSAKSNFKMLATPVSVDKSYAYVATTISDNSRFGKSIIRKVAETKENGRVILQDTNDSANDFQCGVTVSYKQ; this is encoded by the coding sequence ATGAAACTAAGAAAATTATTCTCTTTTATGCAGTTCACCGCTCTGGCGATCTTGCTGACTGCATGTAGTGACGATGAAAACAACGTCAAAAAAGCAAATGCGATTCTTTACTTTTGCGCACCCGAATGGGTAGGAGAATCTTTTTCCTGGACTGAAGGAACAGCCATATTCACAGAGATCAACACAGATTCCAAAACGTCACTGGAGCTGACAAGCAACGATCAGGTAAATATACCGGAAGGTCTATACTCCATCTCAGTGGAAGGAAAAATCAAATATGGAGATAATACTACAAATGTCAGAGGCTCCAAAGAGAATCTGTTAATTAGTGCCCCTTCTACTACGATCGAGATAACCCTGTCTTACTATACGACATCTTCCGGTATCGTATTCCAGGAAATATATACGACAGGTTCTCCGAAATCAACCGGAACCGGAGGTCTTACCGGAGATAAATTCTTCAAACTGTATAACAATACGGATCATACTATTTATGCGGATGGTATCGCCTTGTTAGAAACTCCTATCCTTACTTCCGACGATTACGAATATACACCCGATCCTATCAAGAGTTCGTTCTATACACAAGTAGTATATGTGATACCGGGTAACGGAACACAATATCCTATCCTTCCGGGTAAATCCATCGTCATAGCCGATCAGGCAAATGATCATACCTCCAATAATGGCCTCGATTTACAAAATGCTGATTTCGAATGGTATGATGAAACCAGCACCGGGGCCGATACTGACAACCCGTCAGTTCCTAATTTAGACAAATGGTACAGTTATTCTCTCTCCATATGGACCCCTACAAATCAATGTAACCGGGCTTTCGGTATTGCACGTATCCCTGTAAGCAAAGAAGATTTTCTGAACGATTATTATCTGGAATGTACCTACATTCACCCGGCCAACGGCAAAACCATGAGCAAAAAAGGATATCTCGTTCCATCGGAATGGATACTCGATGCTGTAAATATGAGTGCCAAAAGCAATTTCAAAATGCTGGCGACACCCGTATCTGTGGATAAAAGTTATGCGTATGTAGCTACTACCATATCCGATAATAGCCGCTTTGGTAAAAGTATCATCCGCAAAGTTGCCGAAACGAAAGAAAACGGACGTGTAATTTTACAAGACACCAATGATTCTGCAAACGATTTCCAATGCGGAGTAACGGTTTCATACAAACAATAA